Genomic DNA from Nonomuraea rubra:
TCAAGCGTAAGCAGGGCCCGGGATATCGCTTTCCACGGACATGAGGTGAAATATCAGCAACCTTTTTCCTCCAGGCTGGAGTACCACTGTGCCACTGTTCGACCTGCCGCTCGAGCAACTCCGCGAGTACCGCCCCGACCGTGACGAGCCCGCCGACTTCGACGCGTTCTGGACCGCCACCCTGGCCGAGGCCGGGGAGTTCGACCTCGCGGCCGAGTACGTCCCCTACGACCTGCCGCTGACGGGCGTGGACGTGTTCGACGTGTCGTTCGCCGGGTGGGGCGGGCACCGGATCAACGGCTGGTTCCTGCTGCCGCGCGGCGTGGACGGGCCGGTCCCGTGCGTGGTGCACTACATCGGCTACAGCGGCGGGCGCGGGTTCCCGAAGGACCACCTGCTGTGGCCCGCCGCCGGGTACGCGGTGTTCGTGATGGAGACGCGCGGCCACGGCGGCGCGAACGTCGGCAGCCCCGGCACCACCGGCGACCCGCACGGCAGCTCGGGGCCGCAGGCGCCCGGCATGATGACCAGGGGCATCCTGGACCCGGCCGACTACTACTACCGGCGCGTGTTCACCGACGCCGTCCGCGCGGTGGACGCGGCGGCGGCGCATCCGGCCGTGGACGCCGAGCGCGTCGTGGTGTCGGGCGGCAGCCAGGGCGGCGCCATCGCGCAGGCCACGGCGGCGCTGCACCCGGGTGTGCGGGCGGCGCTGATCGACGTGCCGTTCCTGTCGCACTTCCGGCGGGCCGTGGAGATCACCGGGCGGGATCCGTACCAGGAGCTGGTCAGGTTCCTGGCCACCCGGCGCGACTCCGCCGAGCAGGTCTTCCGGACGCTGGCGTACTTCGACGGGCTGAACTTCGCGGCCCGCGCCACCGCGCCCGCGCTCTACTCGGTGGCGCTGATGGACGACGTCTGCCCGCCGTCCACGGTGTTCGCCGCCTACAACCACTGGCAGGGCCCGAAGGAGATCACCGTCTGGCCCTGGAACAACCACGAGGGCGGGGGCGGCTACCAGTCGGAGGAGCAGGTGCGCTACCTGCACAAGCTCCTCGGTGAAGGTGAAGGCGAGGGCAGGGACTAGAGCTGGGAGCGGGGCCGCCGCGCCGGAGTGCCCATCCGCTCCGGCGCGACGGCGCGCGTCAAGCGGTCTGCTCCGTGACCAGGAAGGACACGCTCCCCTGGTCATCGGCTCCGGCGTCCAGGGACTTGTCGTCCAGCACAGTCGCAGCCACCGGGTCGAGGTAGACCCGCGCCCCTTCGGCCTCCACCACCGCGTCCGCCGGTTCGGGGGCGGTGGCCAGGGTGAGGGTGAGCGAGCTGGCACCCTCCCCCTGAGACGAGATGCGAATCCCGCTCTGAGTCGGCTCGGGCGCATTCGCGGTCAGGTCGCGGATCGCCTGGGCTGCGTTGGCTGTCAGGGTGAGCACTACGGCTCCTCCTCACGGTCGACGTTCACGAGTTGGCTGCCCTTCCCCCGGCTTTCGGACTCAACCCTTCTTGGCCGTTTCTTTACCAAGAATTCCCGGCCGATCCCCTCCGGCCTCCGCCTGCGGGAACAATGAACGCATGGACTACGCGGCGCGGAGGCAGGCCCTGGTGGCACAGCTCAGGACGGCCCAGGACGTCGGCGAGCGGGTGGCCGAGGCCATGCTCGCGGTGCCGCGCCACCTGTTCGTGCCCGGCGTGGAGCCGGAGGCGGCCTACCGCGACGAGCCGATCGTGACCAAGCGCGACGCCGGGGGCCTGCCGATCAGCTCCTCCTCGCAGCCGGCCATCATGGCGACCATGCTCGGGCAGCTCGGCGTGGAGCCGGGGCACCGGGTGCTGGAGATCGGCGCGGGCACGGGCTACAACGCGGCGCTCCTGGCCCACCTCGTGGGGCCCGACGGGCGCGTGGTGGCCCTGGACCTCGACGAGGACACCGTGGAGCAGGCCAGGCGGCATCTGGACGCCGCCGGGGTGCGGGGGGTCGAGGTGCTGTGCCGCGACGGGGCCGGCGGCCATCCCGGGCTGGCCCCGTACGACCGGCTGATCGCCACCGTCGGCGTGTGGGATCTCGCGCCCGCCTGGCTGGCGCAGCTCGCGCCTGGCGGACGGCTGGTGGTGCCGCTCGACCTGCGGGGCGTGCAGGTGTCGGCGGCCCTGGAGCGCGACGGCGAGCGGTGGGTGAGCCGGTCGGTGGCGCCGTGCGGGTTCATGCGGATGCGCGGGTCGATGACGGGGACCGAGACGGTCGTGGTGGTGCGGCGGGATCCCGAGCTGATGCTGATGCTGCCCGAGCCGCGCGAGGCCGGGGACGTGGCGGCGGCGCTGGACGCGGCTCCCACGGAGATCACGGTCGCGCGTGAGGAGCCGGCGCCGCCGTTCACCGTCGGCATGGGGGTGGCGCTGTGGCTGGCGCTGCACGAGCCGCGCTGGTGCGTCGTGAACGGCGACCTCGGCGCCGGCCCCGCCCTCACCCCGGCCGTCGTCCAGCCCGACGGCATCGCGGTGCTCGCCGCCCACGGCTCGCTGGTCGCGCGCGGCCACGGCGCGGGCGGGGCCAGGCTGGCGGCGGAGCTGGCCGCGCACATCAGGGCCTGGGACGAGGCCGGCCGCCCCGACGCGACCGGCCTGCGCATCGAGGCCCGCCCGCACGCCCCCGCCGCCACAACCCCGGCGACGCCTCCAGACCCCGCCGCCACAACCCCGGCGACGCCTCCAGACCCCGCCGCCACAACCCCGGCGGCCCCTCCAGATCCCGCCGCCACGACGACGGCGGTCCCTTCCGGTGCGGTCGTCATCGAGAAGCGGCACACCACCCTGGTGGTGGGGTTCGGTTAGACGGTCCAGGCGCCGTCGCGGATGAGGTCGCGCCCGGCCAGCTCGTTCGACTCGCGCCAGGCCTGCAGCCGCCGCGGCGTGATGTGGAAGTAGTGGTAGGCGCCGGCCTCCTTGCGCGGGTCGAAGCCCGCCTTCTCGGCGAACGCGTCACCGAGCTCGCCGGAGACCTCGGTCGCGGGCGTGGCGGTGGCCGTGCCCTCGATGAGCACGACGTCGCGCACCAGCCCGATCGCCACCCGCGTCCGGCCGCCGGCCAGCAGGTTGCGGGCGGTGGGGCTGGTGCTGGCCGTGGAGATGACCAGCGCGGCACCGTCCCACAGGAACGACAGCGGCACCAGGTACGGCACCCCGTCCGCCCCCGCGGTGGCCACCCAGGCGTCCACGTCGTGCTCCAGGCGGTGCAGGGTGTCCCGCTTGCGCTGCTCGGCGGTGCGTGGTGTGGGCTGGGACATCGGGGCCTCGCTTTCGTACGGTCACAGGGCTCTGATCGCCCTCGTCATTATTGAGGACGATCAGGGCACGACTGTGACAGGCGGCCGGGAACTACCGGTCGTCCGGGCGCCGCGAGTCACCCCCCGCCGCGCAGGAGCCCGCCTCGGCGCCGGCCACCTTCCACTCCGCCCCGGGGAACGGGCTCATGAAGTGCGTGAGCAGGTCCACCGCGTAGTCCGGCACCTGCCCGCCGGGGTCCAGCAGGGAGAGCATCTGCGGCCCGTCGGCGCCGCGCAGGGTGATGGTGCCGCGTCCGGCGGCGCCGGCGAAGCCGGGTTTGGCGTCGACGGTCACGCAGGCCAGGCTGATCCCGGCCGCCTTGATCTCCTGCTGGGCCCCGATCCGGCGCATCCGCTGGTCGTAGCGGCGCAGGGCGAGCGAGGTCGTGGGGCCGATCCTGACCGACTCGCGGAAGACGTCCTCGCCGATCTCCCTGGCCAGCCTGACGTCGATCCTGACGTCGGGACGCAGGTTCACGCCCTTGGCGGCGACCTTCACGGTGCCGTAGTTCCCCTCGAAGCCCGGCGCGACGTAGCCGAGCGCGGGGGGCGCCTTCATCCCGAACGGCACCTTGCCCGGCCGGATCCGCAACCACGACAGGCGGGAGATGGACAGGGAGAGCCGCTCGATCGAGCTCTGCCCGAGCCCGAACCGCCCGCCGACGTGGTAGGTGAGGAAGCCGGTCGTGTACGGGACCTCCTTGCTCACCGCCAGCTTCTGGGCGGCCACGGGGTCCACCCTGAGCCCGGCGCGCAGGGCGATGCGGCCCGTGGGGACCGGCCGTGAGACCAGGTCGAGCGACTGGTCGGGGTTCATCCGGACGGTGGTGTCGGCGGCCAGGTCCCTGACCGTGAACGCCACGTCCCCGAGCCGCCCCGACGGGTCCACCAGGCCGCCTTCCACGCCGAGGTGCCCGTCGAGGGTGCTGGCGCCGCCGTTCGCCTTGTACGTGACGGCAGGCACGCTCAGCCCGGCGGCGGAGGCGTCGGCGTCCACGCCGAAGACGGCGGGCACGTCGGAGAAGCGCAGCTCGCCGGTGCCCTTGCCGGGGAGCGTGACCTTGGCGGTGAGATGCTCGACGGCCGCGGAGTTGTTCACGCGGATGCGCGTCCTGGCCCCGTAGCTGCCCTGGACGGTCACCGCCGCGGGCACCGGGTCGATCGCGACGTGCCCGCGGACCCCGCCAGCCTCGGCCCGCACGTCGAGCGCGCCCAGCGTGGCGGCCGGCTCGATCCTGTACGAGGCCTGCACCGCGTTCCCCTGCCCCACCCCGAACGGCCCCACCGACATGCTGGTGATCTCGGAGGGCAGGCCGGTCAGCGTGGCCCTGGCCTTGATCGGCACGGGTGACAGGACGCTGCTGGCCAGGTACACGCCGAGGCTGCGGCGCTTGGGCCGGAACCCGGAGAAGGCGAACGTCTTGCCGGTCAGGTCGACCGTCACCTGGTCGGGCAGGCCGGTCACGTCCAGGTAGCCCTGCAGGCCGTAGCAGCCGCGCTGCGGCACGCAGAAGGGGCCGGGCGCGCAGCCGGGCGAGCCGGCCGCGCAGCCGCCGTCCACCAGCGACACGCCGCCGGCGATCGCGGGCGCGGCCCGCATGCGGTCCAGCGCGGCGGCGGTGCCGAGCCAGGCGCGGGCGCGCACGTCCAGGCGCGAGCCCGAGTAGGTGAGCCTGCCGCCTGCCGAGGTGACGGCCAGCCGTCCAGGTACGGGCCCGACCGTGCCGAGGATCCCGAAGCGGGTGCCGCCCTGGCGGACGTCGGCGTCCACGGCGAGGTGCTGCGTGGCGGAGCGGAAGTCGGCGGTGAAGCCCTGCGCCGCGGGGGTGAACTCGACGTGCGAGAGCCGGTTGACCAGCACGCTGGCGTCGAGGTCGCCGGTGGCCTGGTCGTAGTGGGCCGCCAGGTGCGGCCCCGCGGGGGCCTTGGCGCCGTCGTGGTTGGTGAAGGCCAGGGCGGCCGTCCGCACGGGGCCGGACAGGCCGCGGAAGCGGTACGAGGCCGCGTTCCACGAGGCGTCGAACTTCGCGGGCACGCCGGTGACCTCGGCGGCGGCCCTGGCGTACCGGTCGCCGAGCTTGGCCCTGGCCAGCGCGGACACCCGCTCGACCGGCCCGTCGGAGACCCAGCTCAGCGTCCTGGCCGCGGTGTCGGCGACGAGCTCGGCCCGCTTGCGCACACCCTGGACGGTGGCCCGCAGGTCCTCGCCGGTCGCCTGGGTGACGTGCGCTTTATTGGCATAAATCCGCACCTCCTCCAGCCGGGAGGACGTGGCGAGCTTGACCGTCGAGCGCTCGCCCAGCTCCCACGACGCCTTCACGTCGTCGTGCACGCCGAGCACGGTGCCGTCCACGGTGGGGCCTGACTTGAGGTTGGCGTAGGCGGCGCGCAGCTTCTCGATCACGCCGCTGGCCTGGTAGACGGCCTTCCTGGCGGTGGGGTCGAGCGTGACGTCCACGGTGGCGGGCGTGTTGGAGATCTCCATGCGGGCCACGTGGGTGCGGTCGATGCTGGCCGCGCCCACGAACGAGCGGCCGCTGGAGCCGACTTCGAGGTGCACGTGCGGCGCGGCCCCGTACGTCACGTCGAACCCGGACAGGCCCGACAGCAGCGCGGAGACCCCCACGGCCGAGCCGTCCTTGATCATGGTGACGTGGCCGCCGCGCGGGGTGGAGACGGCGCCGCCGTCGCGTTGCAGCACGACGGCGAACCTGCCGATGGGCGCGCTGGTCGTGTGCGTGACGCGGTGCGCGTCCAGGTCGTTGACCAGGCGGACCCGGGCGGGCAGCGCGCTGAGCTCGGCCTTCAGCACGGTCCTGGCCGCGGCGCGGTCGAAGTAGCGCAGGGTCGCCGTACCCGCCCGGCCGGAGCCGGTGGCGACGGAGAGGGTCTGCTTGCCGTTCGCGGTGCCGTACCTGGCGGTGAAGGACGGCGGGAGGCGGCGCAGCTCGACCTCGGTCACCCTCGACAGGGCGCCGTCGCGGTAGGAGAGGTCGTGCACCTGGGCGCGGGCGACGGAGGACGGGCCGGAGAAGCGTACCTCGCCGCCCGACAGCCGCACCTCGGCGCGGGTGGGCATGCGGTCGAGCACGGCCCGGGTGAAGCGGCGGGCGGTGACGGCCACGGCCTCCACCTTGGAGGGGGCGGAGGCGGCGACGTTCAGGGTGGGGGTGTCGAGCGCGGCGTTGACGGTGAGGTCGCTCGTGGCCGGCGTCTGGCTCAGGCTCACGGCGCTGCGGCCGGTCAGCCCGGCCACGACG
This window encodes:
- a CDS encoding acetylxylan esterase, yielding MPLFDLPLEQLREYRPDRDEPADFDAFWTATLAEAGEFDLAAEYVPYDLPLTGVDVFDVSFAGWGGHRINGWFLLPRGVDGPVPCVVHYIGYSGGRGFPKDHLLWPAAGYAVFVMETRGHGGANVGSPGTTGDPHGSSGPQAPGMMTRGILDPADYYYRRVFTDAVRAVDAAAAHPAVDAERVVVSGGSQGGAIAQATAALHPGVRAALIDVPFLSHFRRAVEITGRDPYQELVRFLATRRDSAEQVFRTLAYFDGLNFAARATAPALYSVALMDDVCPPSTVFAAYNHWQGPKEITVWPWNNHEGGGGYQSEEQVRYLHKLLGEGEGEGRD
- a CDS encoding HesB/IscA family protein, with product MLTLTANAAQAIRDLTANAPEPTQSGIRISSQGEGASSLTLTLATAPEPADAVVEAEGARVYLDPVAATVLDDKSLDAGADDQGSVSFLVTEQTA
- a CDS encoding methyltransferase domain-containing protein → MDYAARRQALVAQLRTAQDVGERVAEAMLAVPRHLFVPGVEPEAAYRDEPIVTKRDAGGLPISSSSQPAIMATMLGQLGVEPGHRVLEIGAGTGYNAALLAHLVGPDGRVVALDLDEDTVEQARRHLDAAGVRGVEVLCRDGAGGHPGLAPYDRLIATVGVWDLAPAWLAQLAPGGRLVVPLDLRGVQVSAALERDGERWVSRSVAPCGFMRMRGSMTGTETVVVVRRDPELMLMLPEPREAGDVAAALDAAPTEITVAREEPAPPFTVGMGVALWLALHEPRWCVVNGDLGAGPALTPAVVQPDGIAVLAAHGSLVARGHGAGGARLAAELAAHIRAWDEAGRPDATGLRIEARPHAPAATTPATPPDPAATTPATPPDPAATTPAAPPDPAATTTAVPSGAVVIEKRHTTLVVGFG
- a CDS encoding pyridoxamine 5'-phosphate oxidase family protein; the encoded protein is MSQPTPRTAEQRKRDTLHRLEHDVDAWVATAGADGVPYLVPLSFLWDGAALVISTASTSPTARNLLAGGRTRVAIGLVRDVVLIEGTATATPATEVSGELGDAFAEKAGFDPRKEAGAYHYFHITPRRLQAWRESNELAGRDLIRDGAWTV